The following are encoded together in the Juglans microcarpa x Juglans regia isolate MS1-56 chromosome 2D, Jm3101_v1.0, whole genome shotgun sequence genome:
- the LOC121249483 gene encoding putative E3 ubiquitin-protein ligase LIN-1 — TMTTTSSQILHHATIFISEILSQSELRQYLLSALRRKIPPRDQNTVSLAAESLENAISTTTPAIRSSCLRLTEQLLLSNPENHFSLFLLSLVYSLCDQPINAALSLLHIFQIDPSLARSEIAPVLFEELFLVHLLPVLQWFNEQRSAILSSSTSNSDYSNEVSLFDDDQSVVLPCTKVLSKMSEGQALELKELESNFEEVLDENCRVLVKYFNRVLENTGGNKQIAIPPLKLKNHEKGGKIKHRDAEKIKTDELGILKNGRYNPIWAEGERSDEFYSSSSASKSKSPPSYPQRVSPEILTNRKSFRSLKASPSPSLDSELESSLDDISASSCSSSSSSTESEAETEEKNKKMALFEPRQNQIKKQKWPISAESSRRVPDRLMADFDDLPGGGKHTPPKDFVCPITSNLFDDPVTLETGQTYERRAIQEWLERGNSTCPITRQKLQINKLPKTNYVLKRLIASWQEQNICSVPNQSENPQPESEPNMKSVMPSSSPNSVISQATIDGTMSELRLAITSLCMSEVLKESEMAVLQIERFWQEANMDVDIHSMLSRPAVVNGFVEILFNSVDPRVLKATIFLLCEMGSKDKDVIQTLTRVDTDVECIVALFKKGLMEAVVLIYLLRPSTASLVEMDMVHSLLKVIKKQEGDSLQMCLKPETAAVLLLGQMLGSGEESIGSSMANTLISEKMIESIVCSLGAEWAEERIAAVGILLRCMEEDGKCRNTIADKADLAPILDSFTGASDAERFEIVRFLSELVKLNRRTLNEQVLHIMKEEGAFNTMHTLLVYLQTALQDQCPIVAGLLLQLDLLVEPRKMSIYREEAMDTLISCLRNSEFPTAQLAAAETIMSLVGRFTSSGKPLTRALLLKRAGLDKSYQSLMRMEQLRNIPGESEETTPQEEEKAADDWERKMAFVLVSHEFGLLFEALAECIKSRYASLCSACFVSATWLIQMLNVLPDTGIQGAARVCLLKRFVSIFKSAKDVEDKALSLLALSAFIHDPEGLCDLTSSMKEIMKGLRELKKLSPLASQMLKVFSKGSGSCSDLWSHKELVQVDCSENGEVLSIACFKDKIFSGHSDGTIKVWTGRGSILHPIQEVREHTKAVTALAILQPGERLYSGSLDRTTRVWSVDNEVMHCVQVHDMKDQVHKLVVANSISCYIPQGAGVKIHSWNGGSKSLNTSKSVKCLVLVRGKLYCGCHDNSIQEIDLATETLSTIQSGSRKLLGKANSVNALQVHNGLIYSASSPLDGAAVKIWNASNHSMVGSLPTVLDVRSMAISSELIYLGCKGGIIEIWGREKNNRVETLQSSKNGKVNCMTLDGNEEVLVIGTADGQIQAWELS; from the exons ACCATGACCACCACCTCATCCCAAATTCTCCACCATGCCACCATCTTTATCTCTGAAATCCTCTCCCAATCCGAGCTCCGCCAGTACCTCCTCTCTGCCCTCCGCCGCAAAATCCCACCACGTGACCAAAACACAGTGAGCCTCGCGGCGGAGTCTCTTGAAAATGCAATTTCCACCACCACCCCCGCCATTCGATCCTCCTGTCTCCGCCTCACCGAACAACTCCTCCTCTCTAACCCTGAAAACCACTTCTCCTTGTTTCTCCTTTCCCTCGTCTACAGCCTCTGTGACCAACCCATCAACGCGGCTCTTAGTCTCCTTCATATATTCCAGATCGACCCTTCATTGGCTCGCTCGGAGATTGCACCGGTTCTCTTCGAGGAGCTATTCTTGGTCCATCTTCTCCCCGTCCTCCAATGGTTCAACGAACAAAGATCCGCCATTTTGTCGTCTTCAACCTCGAACTCAGACTACAGCAATGAAGTCTCGTTATTCGATGATGATCAGTCGGTGGTTCTTCCCTGCACAAAAGTGTTGTCGAAGATGAGCGAGGGTCAAGCTTTGGAGCTGAAGGAGTTGGAAAGCAACTTCGAGGAGGTTCTTGACGAGAACTGCCGAGTTCTTGTGAAGTACTTTAATagagttttagaaaatacaGGTGGCAATAAACAGATAGCTATTCCGCCATTGAAGTTGAAAAACCATGAGAAGGGTGGAAAAATCAAGCACAGGGACGCCGAGAAGATCAAAACCGACGAGCTTGGGATATTAAAAAACGGACGGTATAAC CCAATATGGGCGGAAGGAGAGAGGTCAGACGAATTCTACAGCAGCAGTAGCGCCAGCAAAAGCAAATCTCCACCATCTTATCCTCAAAGAGTTTCACCCGAGATTCTCACAAACCGGAAATCCTTTAGGAGCTTGAAAGCATCGCCAAGTCCGAGTTTGGATTCTGAACTTGAGTCTTCATTGGACGATATTTCGGCCTCTTcatgttcttcttcttcatcttctacgGAATCTGAAGCCGAAACCGAG gaaaagaacaaaaaaatggcTTTGTTTGAGCCTAGACAGAACcaaatcaaaaaacaaaagtggCCCATTTCTGCGGAATCCAGTAG ACGCGTCCCTGACAGACTCATGGCAGATTTTGATGACCTGCCTGGTGGTGGAAAGCATACACCTCCCAAGGACTTTGTCTGCCCCATTACTAGCAATCTCTTTGATGATCCGGTGACCCTCGAAACGGGTCAGACATATGAGCGTAGAGCTATCCAGGAATGGCTTGAGAGAGGGAACTCTACGTGCCCAATAACCCGCCAGAAGCTGCAAATTAACAAGTTGCCTAAAACAAACTATGTTCTCAAAAGGCTTATCGCAAGCTGGCAAGAACAGAACATCTGTTCTGTTCCAAACCAGTCTGAGAATCCACAGCCTGAGTCTGAGCCGAACATGAAATCAGTAATGCCCTCATCTTCTCCCAATAGTGTCATAAGCCAAGCTACCATTGATGGAACAATGAGTGAGTTGCGACTTGCTATTACCAGTCTTTGTATGTCTGAAGTCCTGAAGGAGTCTGAAATGGCTGTCCTCCAAATCGAGCGGTTCTGGCAGGAAGCGAATATGGATGTGGATATCCATTCTATGCTTTCAAGGCCAGCAGTTGTTAATGGGTTTGTGGAGATCCTTTTCAATTCAGTCGATCCTAGGGTGTTGAAAGCTACTATATTTCTCCTCTGTGAGATGGGGTCCAAAGACAAAGATGTGATCCAGACACTTACCCGAGTTGACACTGATGTGGAATGTATTGTTGCTCTCTTCAAGAAGGGATTGATGGAGGCTGTTGTGCTGATATATCTGTTAAGGCCTTCAACAGCTAGTCTAGTAGAGATGGACATGGTTCACTCCCTCCTAAAAGTTATTAAGAAACAAGAGGGGGATTCGCTTCAAATGTGTTTGAAGCCGGAAACAGCTGCTGTGCTTTTATTGGGACAGATGCTTGGAAGCGGGGAGGAAAGTATTGGATCATCAATGGCCAACACTCTGatttctgagaaaatgatagaaagTATTGTTTGCAGTCTGGGAGCTGAGTGGGCAGAAGAGAGAATTGCTGCGGTTGGGATCTTATTGAGATGCATGGAGGAGGATGGGAAGTGCAGGAACACAATTGCTGATAAAGCTGATTTAGCTCCGATTTTGGACAGCTTCACGGGTGCAAGTGATGCAGAACGGTTTGAGATAGTTCGATTTCTCTCCGAGTTAGTTAAGTTAAACAG GAGGACTTTGAACGAACAAGTTCTCCACATCATGAAGGAAGAAGGTGCTTTCAATACAATGCACACCCTCCTCGTTTATTTACAGACTGCTCTCCAAGACCAGTGCCCTATTGTGGCTGGTCTCCTTCTCCAACTTGATCTACTG GTGGAACCAAGAAAGATGAGTATATATCGGGAAGAAGCAATGGACACTCTCATTTCATGCCTCAGAAATTCAGAATTTCCAACTGCCCAATTAGCAGCAGCAGAGACAATTATGTCATTAGTGGGGAGGTTCACTTCCTCTGGTAAACCCCTTACCCGTGCTTTACTTCTTAAACGTGCTGGTCTTGACAAAAGTTATCAAAGTCTCATGCGAATGGAGCAGCTCAGAAATATTCCTGGAGAATCTGAAGAAACTACG CCACAGGAAGAGGAAAAGGCAGCTGATGattgggaaagaaaaatggcATTTGTTTTGGTAAGCCATGAGTTTGGTCTACTGTTTGAGGCTTTGGCGGAATGTATAAAGAGCAGATATGCCTCGTTATGTTCAGCATGCTTTGTCTCAGCAACATGGCTAATACAAATGCTAAATGTTCTTCCGGACACGGGCATACAAGGAGCAGCCCGTGTCTGTTTGCTCAAGCGCTTTGTATCAATATTCAAATCTGCAAAGGACGTTGAAGACAAAGCCCTTTCATTGCTTGCTCTAAGCGCATTCATCCATGACCCTG AGGGGCTGTGCGACCTAACGTCCTCCatgaaggaaattatgaaaggTCTGAGGGAACTTAAAAAATTGTCACCCTTGGCATCTCAAATGTTGAAAGTTTTCTCCAAAGGAAGTGGCTCTTGTTCT GACTTATGGAGTCATAAAGAATTAGTTCAAGTAGACTGCAGCGAGAATGGAGAAGTTCTGTCAATAGCATGCTTCAAAGACAAGATATTTTCTGGCCATTCAGATGGAACTATAAAG GTCTGGACTGGTAGAGGTAGTATTCTTCATCCTATCCAAGAGGTTCGAGAGCACACCAAAGCAGTTACGGCTTTAGCAATTTTGCAGCCTGGAGAGAGATTATACAGTGGTTCACTAGATAGAACAACAAGG GTTTGGTCTGTTGACAATGAAGTAATGCATTGTGTGCAAGTACATGATATGAAGGATCAGGTTCATAAACTAGTTGTTGCCAATAGCATTTCATGCTACATTCCACAGGGAGCTGGTGTCAAG ATTCACTCATGGAATGGAGGATCCAAGTCTTTAAATACAAGTAAATCTGTCAAGTGCTTGGTGCTTGTACGCGGAAAACTATATTGTGGATGCCATGACAATAGCATCCAG GAAATTGATTTGGCAACAGAAACACTCAGTACCATTCAGAGTGGTTCTAGAAAACTATTAGGAAAAGCAAATTCTGTCAACGCACTTCAAGTTCACAATGGACTGATATATTCGGCTAGCTCTCCCTTAGATGGAGCAGCTGTGAAG ATATGGAATGCTTCAAATCATAGTATGGTCGGATCGTTGCCAACGGTGCTAGATGTGCGGTCTATGGCCATAAGCTCGGAGTTAATCTATCTAGGATGCAAGGGAGGAATCATCGAAATTTGGGGTAGGGAGAAGAACAACAGAGTGGAAACGCTACAGAGTAGCAAAAATGGCAAGGTGAATTGCATGACTCTTGATGGCAATGAAGAAGTTTTGGTAATTGGAACAGCAGATGGCCAGATTCAG GCATGGGAACTCAGCTAG